In a single window of the Helicobacter felis ATCC 49179 genome:
- a CDS encoding DUF262 domain-containing protein: protein MVMMKTEKKSILEYLSQNRFVIPVFQRHYAWGEDQCTQLWEDIVAFFEGEGGGDSAQLEDDPYFLGSIVMYSFQGAKEQYIVDGQQHTTTFVLLLRAMHAKLVNENNTNIKGVIDSIQSCLWRVDHITKEPDYNAPHLRSEAVADEERAILERILKEGLPTEELIDDKNASNYEKNYRYFCQQLDEFAKKYPNSFHAFCVCVLRACIVLPIGCEGPDGEMSLEFALRIFHTLNARGLPLNDTDIFKSVIFTYRKGQEREAFIQRWKELEQVA from the coding sequence ATGGTGATGATGAAAACGGAGAAAAAGAGTATTTTAGAATATCTGTCTCAAAACAGATTTGTCATTCCCGTTTTTCAAAGACATTATGCTTGGGGTGAAGATCAGTGCACACAGCTTTGGGAGGACATTGTAGCGTTCTTTGAAGGGGAGGGGGGGGGCGATAGTGCCCAACTAGAAGATGACCCCTATTTTTTAGGCTCAATTGTCATGTACTCCTTTCAGGGGGCTAAGGAGCAATACATCGTTGATGGGCAACAGCACACCACAACTTTCGTTCTCCTGCTTAGAGCCATGCATGCCAAGCTCGTCAATGAGAATAACACCAATATAAAGGGAGTGATAGATAGCATACAATCCTGTTTGTGGCGTGTCGATCACATCACCAAAGAGCCCGACTACAACGCCCCTCATTTGCGCAGTGAGGCGGTTGCTGATGAAGAGCGCGCGATCTTGGAGCGTATCTTAAAAGAGGGGTTGCCTACAGAAGAGTTGATAGATGATAAAAATGCTTCCAATTACGAGAAAAATTACCGCTATTTTTGTCAGCAACTAGATGAGTTTGCTAAAAAATACCCTAATAGTTTCCATGCGTTCTGTGTATGCGTGTTGCGCGCTTGTATTGTGCTCCCCATTGGGTGCGAGGGACCAGATGGAGAAATGAGTTTAGAGTTTGCTCTGCGCATTTTTCACACCTTAAATGCCCGTGGACTTCCTTTAAACGATACCGACATTTTTAAAAGTGTGATTTTTACTTATAGGAAAGGGCAGGAGAGAGAAGCTTTTATCCAACGCTGGAAAGAGCTAGAACAGGTGGCCTAG
- a CDS encoding alanine/glycine:cation symporter family protein: protein MNALNSALEIAKEWIWGLPLLILLVGTGLFYTFLLRGIQFSKAAHAFKVLCTRDKHSKGDISQFSSLMLSIGATVGIGSIIGVSVAIVMGGAGSIFWMWVTGIVGMATKYAEGVLSLKYREVGKFGYKGGPMYYIKNGLNMPKLAFVFALFTLIASFGIGSMTQANAVSSILLHRASMPTWLSGLLITAITGFILMGGIKSISKFSDYFAPFMVLLYVLTTLYIVLTHPSAAWDALKLIVAQAFHPQPALGGIAGGVSLLTIVQIGVSKGLFSNEAGMGSAAIVAAASKSAHPVKQALITMLQPLIITMVVCTSTALLVLMTPVYHQLHDANLLTYESVRYFYPNGGWIVFASIIFFAYSTIVGWAYYGERSVEFTFGVKYIIAYRLLYLVGIFVGALTKLEFVWNFSDIANALMAIPNLIALLLLHKVVLAETKSYFATPQEAYATHTR from the coding sequence ATGAATGCCCTCAATTCTGCTTTAGAAATTGCCAAAGAATGGATATGGGGTTTGCCCCTGCTCATTTTATTAGTGGGCACAGGATTATTTTACACTTTCTTACTCCGGGGGATTCAATTTAGCAAGGCTGCGCATGCTTTTAAAGTGCTTTGCACGCGCGATAAACATTCCAAAGGCGACATTTCTCAATTTTCTTCTTTAATGCTCTCCATTGGCGCAACCGTGGGGATTGGGAGTATTATCGGGGTGTCTGTGGCGATTGTGATGGGGGGTGCTGGGAGCATTTTTTGGATGTGGGTTACTGGCATTGTGGGGATGGCAACTAAATACGCTGAGGGGGTGCTCTCGCTCAAATACCGCGAGGTGGGCAAGTTTGGCTACAAGGGTGGTCCAATGTATTACATCAAAAACGGCCTCAACATGCCCAAACTCGCCTTTGTGTTCGCGCTCTTTACTTTGATCGCCTCCTTTGGGATTGGGAGCATGACTCAAGCTAACGCGGTTTCTTCTATTTTATTACACCGCGCTTCTATGCCTACTTGGCTCTCGGGTTTACTGATCACAGCGATCACGGGGTTTATTTTGATGGGGGGAATCAAATCCATCAGCAAATTTAGCGATTATTTTGCCCCCTTCATGGTGTTGCTATATGTGCTCACCACCCTTTACATCGTGCTCACCCACCCTAGCGCGGCTTGGGACGCTTTAAAGTTGATTGTGGCCCAAGCTTTCCACCCCCAACCTGCCTTAGGAGGCATAGCTGGGGGGGTAAGTTTGCTCACCATTGTGCAAATTGGCGTGTCTAAGGGACTTTTTTCTAATGAGGCGGGTATGGGGAGTGCGGCCATTGTAGCGGCCGCCTCTAAGAGCGCGCACCCGGTTAAACAGGCCTTAATCACCATGTTACAACCTCTCATCATCACGATGGTCGTCTGCACCTCCACCGCTCTATTAGTGCTCATGACCCCAGTTTACCACCAACTCCATGACGCTAATTTGCTCACCTATGAGAGTGTGCGCTACTTTTATCCTAATGGGGGCTGGATTGTCTTTGCCTCTATTATTTTCTTTGCCTACTCTACAATAGTCGGGTGGGCTTATTATGGGGAGAGAAGCGTAGAATTTACCTTTGGGGTGAAATACATCATCGCTTACCGCCTGCTTTATTTGGTGGGTATCTTTGTGGGCGCGCTCACCAAATTAGAATTTGTATGGAATTTTTCTGACATCGCTAACGCGCTGATGGCCATCCCCAATCTCATCGCCCTACTCTTGCTCCATAAAGTCGTGCTAGCTGAAACTAAATCTTATTTTGCGACACCACAGGAAGCTTATGCGACCCACACGCGCTAG
- a CDS encoding restriction endonuclease subunit S, with amino-acid sequence MITKDNLKEVLQVLNFTQEEETYTHAYANGAKIMVDFKAQTIDYSPQDPNFKEGDYPSKTNPSTGFIIHRNTTTNFSSNENFVCLVAVHKLLEKGYAPKHIILEPTFKVGHGQKAYGDILVLDQEFKPLVLIENKTYGEEFNKEWENMLKNGGQLFSYYAVHKVPYLCILAFGFEAPTLLTEKHIIYTKDNEDYLRLINAKRKPQEQKRGFGNENNSNVEDYYRVWSETYQCESMDLGLFGKNIEPYHIGQKRYTLSDLEVVPYEKISTIYHKFATILRHHSIGNYENSFYILVDLFLCKVMDELQNEGKDEEEQSLDFYYKGPAADSPLKYCDRLLDLYAKGVEELFKKKVVNVKKEEIAKLFDTAKRYKGKFKKDLDALFDQQKYFNIKKFNFIEIENEEEFQLNFKILVQVADLIKKFYICKSENNQFLGDLFEGFLNRHIHQTEGRFFTPTPITNFIIHSLPPLTSNPKVLDFACGAGHFLTEFMARHKDAKVYGIEKNKDLSKVAKLACIFHNPKSPSLIIFQDALDHIHHTHSQEFEMESFDYILSNPPYSVKGFLSTLDSSVIKSYELHHSVEEKSYESNNAIECFFIERAWHFLKEGGVFALILPVSVLQKGGIYEKTRTLLLEHFKILCIVELNSRTFGSTGTQTIILCAQKLKKYSADLIEALQEVGFENADLKKDFAQNALLNAYCAFRGYPQEDFKVFLKEQSLSLALEKSFKEYFDDFNAKEPKVFKKAIPTKSQQNAWFEASSPQDKRAYKAELERYLKSETYQESLKAWQREQVLAQIHALELEKMLLFASVQEEEVLILKSPPEKKGNASNKAKIVEFLGYDWSKRKGDEGIKYTSTQTEDPDNQALSNIQSAKHIQTPLYNPSNPDDPSKLAYALKSFMGSILANTPRPNLLRYTDQDPNGYQLFSTPLSGLIDFSKSVLDKAISLNPQKARQQITSTYPIVKLETCGKFLMGGTPSRKNPQYWNGTIKWLTIGDYAEYQSITDTKERITEAGLQASNVKLVPKGAVVVSIYATIGRVGILEGEMTTNQAIVSIIPNQDFRARYLMYVIGYYKFQLLDEVITTSQKNINLGILQNMRIPKPPLQVQEQIITECAKVEKRTQELQEGIQSYQNLILAVLGVCGVAKDPKTPPIEQILKTLATLKLELEPTDPKLEALKNLVQDLPNPPADGWEMAKLGDICDFRRGPFGGSLKKEIFVKNGYKVYEQQHAIKNDFEIGNYFITQEKFDSMKSFEVIPNDLIVSCSGTIGKIAIVPSNAKQGIINQALLRLRLKNGRTNSKTLKIILDNLNNPFNERAHGVALKNVANIEVLKQIQIPLPPLEAQEQIMSVLTQIEQEIARLDDEIASLEGKEQEILKEFLRLSRERERERSQKPKVILEKLERAKALKESYLALLTHALEKAGLKPTLATLLDNLPTPPASGWDLVKLGAVCQILIGGTPSRKKPEYFKGTHLWVSIAEMDGQVITNTKEKITDEAIKVSNVKLIPKGTTLLSFKLSIGKVALAGKDLYTNEAIAGLIPKDNQVLDRFLFALFKGGAINLDLKGNNAFGKSLNSQTLNDEVKIPLPPLQEQEQIVDVIAKIEQERTALENAMKSLKGQQEATLKKYLNPDM; translated from the coding sequence GTGATTACCAAAGACAACCTAAAAGAAGTTCTACAAGTCCTCAACTTCACCCAAGAGGAAGAGACCTACACCCACGCCTATGCAAACGGGGCCAAAATTATGGTGGATTTCAAAGCCCAGACCATTGACTATAGCCCACAAGACCCAAACTTCAAAGAGGGCGATTATCCTAGCAAGACCAATCCCAGCACGGGCTTTATCATCCACAGAAACACCACAACCAATTTTAGCTCCAATGAAAACTTTGTCTGCTTAGTGGCGGTGCATAAACTCCTAGAAAAAGGCTACGCCCCTAAGCACATCATTTTAGAGCCCACTTTTAAGGTCGGGCATGGGCAAAAGGCCTATGGGGATATTTTAGTGCTCGATCAAGAATTTAAACCCCTCGTGCTCATTGAAAATAAAACCTATGGGGAGGAGTTTAACAAAGAGTGGGAGAACATGCTAAAAAACGGGGGGCAACTTTTCAGCTACTACGCCGTGCATAAAGTCCCCTATTTATGTATATTAGCCTTTGGTTTTGAAGCCCCTACACTGCTCACAGAAAAGCATATCATTTACACCAAAGACAATGAGGACTATTTAAGACTCATCAATGCCAAAAGAAAACCTCAAGAGCAAAAGCGCGGGTTTGGCAATGAAAATAATAGCAATGTTGAGGATTATTACCGCGTGTGGAGCGAAACCTACCAATGCGAAAGCATGGACCTAGGCTTGTTTGGCAAGAACATTGAGCCCTACCACATCGGACAGAAACGCTACACTCTAAGCGATTTAGAAGTCGTGCCCTATGAGAAAATCAGCACGATTTACCACAAATTCGCCACGATTTTACGCCACCACTCCATTGGCAACTACGAAAACAGCTTTTATATTTTGGTGGATTTGTTCTTGTGCAAGGTCATGGATGAGCTCCAAAACGAGGGCAAAGATGAAGAAGAGCAAAGCCTTGACTTTTACTACAAGGGTCCAGCCGCTGATAGCCCCTTAAAATACTGCGATCGCCTTTTAGACCTCTATGCAAAGGGGGTTGAAGAGCTGTTTAAAAAAAAGGTGGTGAATGTCAAAAAAGAGGAAATCGCTAAACTTTTTGACACCGCCAAGCGTTACAAGGGCAAGTTTAAAAAAGACCTCGATGCCCTCTTTGACCAACAAAAATACTTCAACATCAAAAAATTTAACTTCATTGAGATTGAGAATGAGGAGGAGTTTCAGCTCAATTTTAAAATCTTGGTGCAAGTGGCGGACTTGATTAAAAAATTCTACATCTGTAAAAGCGAGAACAACCAATTTTTAGGCGACCTCTTTGAGGGCTTTTTAAACCGCCACATCCACCAAACCGAAGGGCGTTTTTTCACCCCCACCCCTATCACCAACTTCATCATCCACTCCTTGCCCCCCCTAACAAGCAACCCCAAAGTTTTAGACTTTGCCTGTGGAGCGGGGCATTTTTTAACCGAGTTTATGGCGCGCCACAAGGACGCTAAAGTATATGGCATTGAAAAAAACAAAGACCTCTCCAAAGTGGCTAAGCTCGCCTGTATTTTCCACAACCCCAAAAGCCCCTCTTTAATCATCTTCCAAGACGCTCTAGATCACATTCACCACACCCACAGCCAAGAATTTGAGATGGAAAGCTTTGATTATATCTTAAGCAACCCGCCCTACTCGGTCAAGGGTTTTTTAAGCACGCTAGACTCTAGCGTGATCAAAAGTTATGAGCTACACCACAGCGTAGAGGAAAAGAGCTATGAGAGCAACAACGCCATTGAGTGCTTTTTTATCGAACGGGCATGGCACTTTTTAAAAGAGGGCGGAGTATTTGCCCTCATCTTGCCCGTGAGTGTGTTACAAAAGGGAGGGATTTATGAGAAGACCCGCACTTTGCTTTTAGAGCACTTTAAAATCTTATGCATCGTGGAGCTCAACTCGCGCACCTTTGGGAGCACCGGCACGCAGACCATCATTTTATGCGCCCAAAAGCTCAAAAAGTACAGTGCAGACCTCATCGAGGCGTTGCAAGAAGTGGGCTTTGAGAACGCAGATTTGAAGAAAGACTTCGCCCAAAACGCCCTTTTAAACGCTTATTGCGCCTTTAGGGGCTACCCCCAAGAGGATTTTAAAGTCTTTTTAAAAGAGCAGAGTCTAAGTCTAGCATTAGAGAAAAGTTTTAAAGAGTATTTTGATGATTTCAACGCCAAAGAACCCAAGGTGTTTAAAAAAGCCATCCCCACCAAAAGCCAACAAAATGCGTGGTTTGAAGCCTCTAGCCCACAAGACAAGCGGGCGTATAAAGCAGAGTTAGAGCGTTATTTAAAAAGTGAGACTTATCAAGAAAGCCTAAAAGCGTGGCAAAGAGAACAGGTTTTAGCGCAAATCCACGCCCTAGAGCTAGAAAAAATGCTTTTATTTGCCAGCGTGCAAGAGGAGGAGGTGTTGATCTTAAAAAGCCCCCCTGAGAAAAAGGGCAATGCCAGCAACAAGGCTAAAATTGTAGAGTTTTTGGGCTATGATTGGAGCAAACGCAAGGGCGATGAGGGCATTAAATACACCAGCACCCAAACAGAGGACCCCGACAATCAGGCACTAAGCAACATCCAATCGGCTAAACACATCCAAACCCCCCTTTATAACCCCAGTAACCCAGATGACCCCAGCAAATTAGCCTATGCACTCAAAAGCTTTATGGGTTCTATTCTAGCAAACACCCCCCGCCCTAATTTGTTGCGCTATACCGACCAAGACCCTAATGGGTATCAGCTTTTTAGCACGCCACTAAGTGGGTTGATAGATTTTTCTAAAAGCGTCTTAGACAAAGCGATTAGTTTAAATCCCCAAAAAGCCCGCCAACAAATAACTTCTACTTACCCCATTGTGAAATTAGAAACTTGTGGCAAGTTTTTAATGGGAGGTACACCTTCAAGGAAAAACCCCCAATATTGGAACGGCACAATCAAATGGCTCACCATAGGCGATTACGCCGAATACCAAAGCATTACAGACACCAAAGAAAGGATTACAGAGGCGGGGCTACAAGCCTCTAATGTCAAGCTTGTCCCAAAAGGGGCCGTGGTGGTTTCTATCTATGCGACCATCGGCAGAGTGGGGATTTTAGAGGGGGAGATGACGACTAACCAAGCGATAGTTTCGATTATCCCTAACCAAGATTTTAGAGCTAGATACCTCATGTATGTTATCGGTTACTACAAGTTTCAGCTTTTAGATGAGGTCATCACCACTTCACAGAAAAACATTAATCTAGGCATTTTGCAAAATATGCGTATCCCAAAACCGCCCCTGCAAGTGCAAGAGCAAATCATTACAGAATGCGCTAAGGTGGAAAAACGCACCCAAGAGTTGCAAGAGGGCATACAGAGCTATCAAAACTTGATTTTAGCAGTTTTAGGGGTTTGTGGTGTGGCTAAAGACCCCAAAACCCCTCCAATCGAGCAAATCCTAAAAACCCTAGCTACCCTAAAGCTAGAGTTAGAGCCCACAGACCCCAAGTTAGAGGCGTTGAAAAACTTAGTCCAAGATTTGCCTAACCCACCAGCTGATGGGTGGGAGATGGCAAAATTGGGAGATATATGTGATTTTAGGAGGGGACCATTTGGCGGAAGTTTAAAAAAGGAAATTTTTGTCAAAAATGGATATAAAGTCTATGAGCAACAACATGCTATAAAAAATGACTTTGAAATAGGGAATTACTTTATCACACAAGAAAAATTTGATTCTATGAAAAGTTTTGAGGTTATACCCAATGATTTAATAGTCAGTTGCTCTGGAACAATCGGGAAAATTGCCATAGTGCCAAGCAACGCAAAGCAAGGTATTATCAATCAAGCTCTCTTGAGACTAAGACTAAAAAATGGCAGGACAAATAGCAAGACACTAAAAATAATCCTAGATAATCTCAATAACCCTTTTAATGAAAGAGCACATGGTGTTGCCTTAAAAAATGTGGCAAATATTGAAGTTTTAAAACAAATACAAATCCCCCTCCCACCCCTAGAGGCACAAGAGCAAATTATGAGCGTATTGACCCAAATCGAGCAAGAAATCGCCCGGCTCGATGATGAGATCGCTAGCCTTGAGGGCAAAGAACAAGAAATCTTAAAGGAGTTTCTTAGGCTAAGCAGAGAGAGAGAGAGAGAGAGATCGCAAAAACCTAAAGTAATCTTAGAAAAACTAGAGCGCGCCAAAGCCCTCAAAGAGTCCTATCTTGCCCTTCTAACCCACGCCCTAGAAAAAGCAGGGCTAAAACCCACCCTAGCCACGCTTTTAGACAATCTACCCACACCCCCCGCCAGCGGGTGGGATTTGGTGAAGTTAGGAGCGGTGTGTCAAATTCTCATCGGAGGCACGCCCTCAAGGAAAAAACCCGAATATTTTAAGGGCACGCATTTATGGGTATCCATTGCTGAAATGGACGGGCAAGTCATCACCAACACAAAAGAGAAAATTACAGACGAGGCAATCAAGGTTTCTAATGTCAAGTTAATCCCAAAAGGCACAACGCTTTTAAGCTTTAAACTCAGCATTGGCAAAGTCGCTCTAGCAGGTAAGGACTTATACACTAATGAAGCCATAGCGGGCTTAATTCCCAAAGATAACCAAGTTTTAGACCGCTTTTTATTCGCATTGTTTAAAGGCGGGGCAATCAATTTAGATTTAAAGGGAAATAATGCTTTTGGCAAAAGTTTAAATTCTCAGACTTTAAATGATGAGGTAAAAATCCCCCTCCCACCCTTGCAGGAGCAAGAGCAAATCGTGGACGTGATTGCCAAGATCGAGCAAGAGCGCACCGCCCTAGAAAACGCTATGAAGTCTTTAAAGGGACAGCAGGAAGCCACTTTAAAAAAATATCTGAACCCAGACATGTAA
- the alr gene encoding alanine racemase, translating to MRPTRASYVEIDTHALAHNFQVMHALLGTKMSVMAVVKANAYGCGALEASAVFLEQGAGYLGVATYDEALELRARFAQVPILILGFTPNHMAQELIQANITQTLFCEKQARYFSDAALKLGRKLKVHIKVDTGMSRLGFFPTQQSAIAIAKIAQLKGLELEGIFTHHSNADALYKNYAQEQATRFIEFLEQLRRMGLEFKYQHMANSACALSMPSFGMNMARIGLALYGLHPSIYTQDALEKKGFALRHVLTLKAQIVSLKDIPAGRLVGYGEDYYCTQTTRVGVLPLGYGDGFSKILGNKAWGLLHGQKVPVIGGVCMDQCFIDVGDIKAQEGDEVILLGDPQSGAMGAGDIAKILGIINYEAITMLTKRLPRVYLS from the coding sequence ATGCGACCCACACGCGCTAGCTATGTAGAGATTGACACCCACGCCCTAGCGCATAATTTCCAAGTCATGCACGCCTTGTTGGGGACTAAGATGAGCGTTATGGCAGTGGTCAAAGCAAATGCCTATGGGTGTGGCGCGCTGGAGGCTAGTGCTGTTTTCTTAGAGCAGGGGGCGGGGTATTTGGGGGTAGCAACTTATGATGAAGCCCTAGAATTGCGCGCACGTTTTGCCCAAGTGCCTATTTTAATTTTAGGTTTCACTCCCAATCACATGGCCCAAGAGCTCATACAAGCCAACATTACCCAAACCCTCTTTTGTGAAAAGCAGGCGCGTTATTTCTCTGATGCCGCGCTTAAGCTAGGGCGCAAACTCAAGGTGCATATTAAAGTGGACACAGGCATGAGTCGCTTGGGCTTTTTCCCTACGCAACAGAGTGCGATCGCAATCGCTAAAATCGCTCAGCTCAAAGGCCTAGAACTAGAGGGAATTTTCACCCACCACAGCAACGCAGACGCGCTTTATAAGAATTACGCCCAAGAACAAGCCACGCGCTTTATAGAGTTTTTAGAGCAACTAAGGCGCATGGGCTTGGAGTTTAAATACCAACACATGGCCAATAGCGCGTGCGCACTGAGCATGCCCTCTTTTGGCATGAATATGGCGCGTATCGGACTAGCCCTTTATGGCTTACACCCTTCCATTTACACCCAAGATGCCCTAGAAAAAAAGGGTTTTGCTCTGCGCCATGTGCTCACCCTTAAAGCCCAAATTGTGAGTCTAAAAGACATCCCAGCCGGGAGATTGGTAGGCTATGGGGAAGATTACTATTGCACACAAACTACCAGAGTGGGAGTCTTGCCCTTAGGCTATGGGGATGGCTTTTCTAAAATCTTGGGCAACAAGGCTTGGGGGCTCTTGCATGGGCAAAAAGTGCCTGTGATCGGGGGAGTGTGCATGGATCAGTGCTTTATTGATGTGGGCGATATAAAGGCGCAAGAGGGCGATGAGGTGATTCTCTTGGGCGATCCTCAAAGTGGAGCTATGGGAGCGGGGGATATTGCTAAAATCTTAGGCATTATCAATTATGAGGCCATCACCATGCTCACCAAACGCCTCCCGCGCGTGTATTTATCCTAA
- a CDS encoding NAD(P)/FAD-dependent oxidoreductase yields the protein MQKDIVIIGGGIVGLSCAYALHRAGRQVTLIEQNDGSHGTSFGNAGLVSAFKKAPLSSPGVVCDTLKLMLKGQAPLNIHWGLNPQLYKWLWKFVRSANAKSLKRTLALFERYGWMSLEVYHQMLDEGMDFWFKEDGLLMIYTLQENFEKKIKSCAHYDPSTYEIFDPRATLEYMPIAKEENICGSVLLKENAHVDAKEVMESLQAYLKNAGVEFYYNEEVRDFEFSGQKISGVITNHNKFSADTIVLATGANPYLLKKTHNNFLMMGAKGYSITFKMPEELKPKTSSLFADIFLAMTPRRDTVRITSKLELNTTDPGVVRAQIDNIKKNFTTFTRPFEMQEVKEWSGFRPLTPNDIPYLGYDARYSNLVHATGLGWLGITFGPAVGKIIAELIACGCNEKSADIMLFSAFFRE from the coding sequence ATGCAAAAAGACATTGTCATTATTGGCGGAGGGATTGTAGGTTTGAGCTGTGCCTATGCCTTGCATAGGGCGGGACGACAGGTAACACTCATTGAGCAAAATGACGGCAGTCATGGAACTTCTTTTGGGAATGCGGGTTTAGTATCCGCTTTCAAAAAAGCCCCTCTTTCTAGTCCGGGCGTGGTGTGCGACACGCTCAAACTCATGCTCAAAGGACAAGCCCCTTTGAATATCCATTGGGGGCTCAATCCTCAACTCTATAAATGGCTGTGGAAATTTGTCAGAAGTGCCAATGCGAAGTCTTTAAAACGCACTTTGGCTTTGTTTGAACGCTATGGGTGGATGAGTTTGGAAGTCTACCACCAAATGCTAGATGAGGGCATGGATTTTTGGTTTAAAGAAGATGGGCTATTGATGATCTACACCCTGCAGGAAAATTTCGAGAAAAAGATCAAATCTTGCGCGCATTACGACCCGAGCACTTATGAAATCTTTGATCCTCGCGCCACGCTAGAATACATGCCCATTGCTAAAGAAGAGAATATTTGCGGGAGCGTGTTGCTCAAAGAAAACGCCCATGTGGATGCTAAAGAAGTGATGGAGAGCTTGCAAGCTTACCTCAAAAACGCAGGGGTGGAATTTTATTACAACGAAGAAGTGCGCGATTTTGAATTTAGCGGGCAAAAAATTAGCGGCGTGATCACTAATCATAATAAGTTTAGTGCTGATACCATCGTTTTAGCCACAGGGGCTAATCCCTACCTGCTCAAAAAGACCCATAATAACTTTTTGATGATGGGAGCTAAGGGCTATAGCATCACCTTTAAAATGCCCGAAGAACTTAAGCCTAAAACCTCTTCTCTATTTGCAGACATCTTTTTAGCCATGACTCCTCGCAGAGACACCGTGCGCATCACTTCTAAGCTCGAGCTCAACACCACAGATCCGGGCGTTGTGCGCGCTCAGATTGACAATATCAAGAAAAATTTCACCACTTTTACACGCCCCTTTGAAATGCAAGAGGTCAAAGAGTGGAGCGGGTTTAGACCTCTTACTCCTAATGACATTCCCTACTTGGGCTATGATGCGCGCTATAGCAACTTAGTGCACGCCACAGGTTTAGGCTGGCTAGGAATCACCTTTGGCCCAGCGGTAGGTAAGATCATCGCAGAACTTATTGCCTGTGGGTGCAATGAAAAGAGTGCGGATATCATGCTCTTTTCTGCCTTTTTCAGAGAATGA
- a CDS encoding HNH endonuclease family protein: protein MHVVRAQKGDKSREIGLRTFFLNKHKQMLQDGSIMQNIETLGRFWHEEEVCSKYSLKSLQFYNILDLTESEYWKCLDSAYYMYCLEKGKDYFKNHEEFLMRLCAHLLLYSISKKTISFKNVIYNAYTSLYKTGTMDFHAESKDILEGKILSARKNERNFRNLFNTSSKSSKKLTKVLLALNMYLKYPKEAVGICDRAQIEHIFPQTTQWRRNYTGWDKTKAKPFLESLGNKMLLEKPLNIKASNGYFDDKKVQYAKSNFLEAQALAKLPQDDWLQQDIEARNEEIYTRLHTFFKQYAI, encoded by the coding sequence ATGCATGTGGTGCGCGCGCAAAAAGGGGACAAGAGTCGTGAGATTGGCCTAAGAACTTTCTTTTTAAACAAACATAAACAGATGTTGCAAGATGGCTCTATCATGCAAAACATTGAAACACTTGGTCGATTTTGGCATGAGGAGGAGGTTTGTTCCAAATACAGCCTCAAATCGCTTCAATTTTATAATATTTTGGACCTCACTGAAAGCGAGTATTGGAAGTGTTTAGATTCTGCATATTACATGTATTGCCTAGAAAAGGGCAAGGATTATTTTAAGAATCACGAAGAGTTTTTGATGCGTTTGTGCGCACATCTCTTACTCTACAGCATTAGTAAAAAAACCATCAGCTTTAAAAATGTGATTTACAACGCCTACACCTCTTTATACAAAACCGGCACTATGGATTTTCACGCCGAAAGCAAAGACATTTTAGAGGGCAAAATTCTATCCGCTAGAAAAAATGAACGCAATTTCCGCAACCTTTTTAACACCTCTAGCAAATCTAGCAAGAAGCTTACTAAGGTCTTGTTGGCTCTCAACATGTATTTAAAATATCCCAAAGAGGCGGTGGGAATATGTGATCGGGCACAGATCGAGCACATCTTCCCCCAAACCACGCAGTGGCGCAGGAATTACACCGGCTGGGATAAGACTAAGGCTAAACCCTTCCTTGAGTCCCTTGGCAATAAGATGTTGCTAGAAAAACCCCTCAATATCAAAGCCAGCAATGGGTATTTTGATGATAAGAAAGTCCAATACGCTAAGTCTAATTTCCTAGAAGCCCAAGCCTTAGCCAAGCTCCCTCAAGACGATTGGTTGCAACAGGATATCGAAGCGCGCAACGAGGAGATTTACACGCGCTTACACACTTTCTTTAAGCAGTATGCGATCTAA
- a CDS encoding DUF1104 domain-containing protein: MYKRALVLASLAVGLAWGQDFAKLSDEELLKIAGTLPASQALNYRMEVVKRLRSLDEEHQKEFKKAFGQSARANLSKMSWKEFSHMREQVRKHLAKAKKKYSPKELEAMGLNIDICTGKERRVWCAPKSSH; the protein is encoded by the coding sequence ATGTATAAACGCGCTTTAGTATTGGCTTCTTTGGCTGTGGGGCTGGCTTGGGGGCAGGATTTTGCTAAGTTGAGCGATGAGGAGTTGCTTAAAATCGCGGGCACTCTGCCGGCTAGTCAGGCCTTGAATTATCGCATGGAAGTGGTGAAACGCTTGAGATCACTTGATGAGGAGCACCAAAAGGAGTTTAAAAAGGCTTTTGGCCAGAGCGCGCGGGCGAATTTGAGCAAAATGAGCTGGAAAGAGTTTTCGCACATGCGCGAGCAGGTGCGCAAGCACTTAGCTAAGGCGAAAAAGAAATATAGCCCCAAAGAGCTTGAGGCGATGGGTTTGAATATTGACATCTGCACGGGCAAAGAACGCCGTGTTTGGTGCGCCCCTAAGAGTTCTCATTAG